Part of the Bombyx mori chromosome 19, ASM3026992v2 genome is shown below.
gcgtcaCGTTGccctgcatgcgcatcatgaaaagtctgcccatctctctcgcacgcggtctagcttattagtgtaaaggggacagttaatgttttgcttttgttaatttttataaatatagcgtagtcttattttattattgttttaatattaaatgattactgtctaattataattgcataagttgataaaaaatgctatgcaatgctatgcaataactttaccgtggcagtccccgagtgccacatgtgtttttttgcttcacgtattaatttaaagatggGTCTTGAATATTTTTGTTCCTTCTACGAATGTTTATATTTCGTCTCTGTTCATTCTGTTCTCTGTtctgatttgtattttttatttaacttgtaAGCTGTGTAGAATAAACATTAGTGATGAAAACTTCAAACTACAACAATGTTTTCAGATTCCAAGCTTAAACCTATTTATGAAGGTTTCAAAAGTAGACTGGAATTACACATCCGTCCCGGATGTAATGATGAAATACATGAAAAATCAAGTCGTCCAGGTTACAAGAGGGAAAATGCTCGGTGGGACTAGTTCTATCAATTTCATGGCCTACACGAGAGGGAATTCCCAAGATTATGATACATGGGCCAAAATTATTAATGATACAACTTGGAAGTGGGAGAACGTGCTACCGTACTTCATCAAGAGTGAAAGACTTGATGAATCCGATCTAAATTGTGTTAACAAAGAACTTCATGGTACTGAAGGTTATTTGGGCGTCAGCACACAACACAGTGATGCGACATCTGAATACTTGAAAGCTTTTTCTGAAGTCGGTCATGATATCGAATACGGGATAAATGGAGACAAACCAGTTGGTTTTAGTGAGCCATTATTTACAATTGCAAATGGAATACGACAAAGTGCTGCTTTAGCATTTCTCTCAAAATTTCAGGATCGTGCTAATCTACATGTTTTGAAGAATGCTTTAGTTACAAAAATTTTGTTCGATGACAACAAATGTGCAACTGGTgttgaattaatattaaatgataGATTGATGACAATAAGGGCAACTAAAGAAGTAATTGTGTCTGCAGGTGCTATCAACTCTCCTCAATTGTTGATGCTTTCAGGAGTTGGGCCTCGGCagcatttaaaacataaaaacatcAAGGTTACATCTGATTTACCAGTAGGACAAAAAATGCAAGATCACATTAACGTTCTAGTTTTACATAAAATGGGTAAAGCTACTTTAAATAAGAAACCAGCTGATCCTTTGAAATCTCCATTACCTTTAATCTTAGGATACGCAGCTTTGAACAAGACTCAAAAGTATCCTGACTACGAGATAATGACGCTTATTATAAATGATAAGAATGATTTTATGCCTTTTTGTGTGTTTTTCTTGAGCTTAAAAGACGAAATCTGCCAAGATTATTATGACCATAGTGGTGACCGGCAATTGATGTATACATTGATGAGTTACTTATATCCGAAAGCTCGCGGCCAAATTCTGTTGAACACAACAAATGCTCGCGATCAACCTCTCATTTACCCTAACTATCTCACAGAAGAAAAAGATATAGAAAACcttgaaaaatatgttaaagATTACCTCAAAGTTACGAACTCTAGCTTCTTCAAAAGTGTTAATTCAGAGCTTATAATTCCAAGGGCTTGTAACTGCGTTCCTGATCAAAATTTTTGGAAATGTTACGTGAAATGCCTGGTTATCCCTGGCTATCATTTTTCCGGTACTTGTGCTATGGGTGAAGTGGTAGATTCTAGGTTAAGAGTCTACGGAGTTAAAAAACTGAGAGTCGTGGATGCCAGTGTGATGCCCCGAATACCTGGAGCCCATACCAATGCACCAACTATAATGATCGGTGAAAAAGCAGCCGATATGATAAAAGACGAACATGAGCTGCTGTTGCTGCAAAATTTAAAAccgaattaatttataaataaaaacgttattgTTCATGTATTTTGCAGTAATGTAATATCACCATTTGAAATAAcgtgatttttttatgttatcctGGTTCTATTCTGtagataaattaatataataaaaaaggtgtataagtaattatattatcatATTGCTGTATACTATCTACCAGttatataacataattatcAAGAAATAATATTGTCACCAATAGATTTTTCCCGTTAAAACTAACATCGAATTAGTGTAATGGAATATTATTTGCGCTATCAACATTTTGACGTGCGAGCTTATGCAGTAGAAGATATATATAAACTGATTCCTAAATAAAAAAGGCTAGCTTGTTGATAAAAATCGAAGCTAAAGCCATGCTGACTACGGCTTCAAATGTGTAATTTTCCTACAATAAAACTTTATCGAAATGAGCCAAACACCTTAGGTTTACAATAGAATAATCAAACAATaatactacataataatatttaataatagtgATAGTGAtctatagaatttttttttttgataaatgtcAATCAATGAAAATCGAAACTATTCCTAGAAATTGactactaaaaatttaattgttaaaGGGAATTAAAAACCTGTTATGTATGTTTTGACGTAAATCCCCTTTCAGTTGATATACAAGAAGTGTTTTGCCGATGTTTATTCGGGGTAAAATATGGTCAAAAACTGACCCAGTTGCGATTTTCTTGGAAGATGTGTCGGTCGACGTAAGCTATTTCAGTTTGCTATTTGAATGTAAGTTTTTTCTTTGGATATTTTGTCGAAACCCCATAAGGAGGCAAAAATCGCGAGAAATGAACATTACCaaatcaatatttacaattaaaaagagtggatcgatcaaaacgccttctgtcACAAGACGCGGGTGAAAAGCACAGAAATATCCTCTTTACAGATGAAAAAAATGTCACGGTTGAATAACACTACAATaagaaaaccgaagcaaatggaagctgagtaaagtaaagtccatgggcgacggtaaccactcaccatcaggtgggccgtatgctcgtctgactacaagggcaataaaaaaaaaaaaacaaagagctacgaagggctttcaaggacacgacttttagcaatgaagtattcgactaagaagaagaagcaaaatgataaagtgtacgctcacagttctaaagaagctgctcaagTGATCGGCAAGGTACAACGTGGTCATAATCCTGCGTCAGTGATCCGTGGACTTTCCAGCAGAACTCTGCACctggtcacaaggcacgaactacccaaGCCTGGCTTGAAACCAACGTTTCCGACTTTATAAGAGCTTAAAACTGGCCCTCATCTAGCCCAGAACTCAATCCTTAGACTTCCAATTATGGTCAATTTTACATGTCCTGCTCTAAACGACCCGGTGAcattgagtctcacatacctcgtgcgccccttttgcgcggggacctcgtaggaggttcggccctaaatccgaaaaaaaaaaaaaaaaaaaggtgactgGGACAAGggtaggagaatgatgatgatgagtggtcTCAATGAGTTgtcgtttaataaaattatttgcaaGAAAGGAATGCACTCGGCTTCGTTGGAGGATAAtgtgaaagaaaaagaagatgagGGGATCATGTCAAAAAATATCCCGAGAGCATTCATTCACCTTGGACCACACGCTATAAATCTGTTGACATAGTTAATGACATGGGCGATTGTGTCGTttacagtttaaaataaaataaaaacaaatttcctACTGAATGACATAAGGTCGACTCGTCCTCTACCATATAAATAGAACAGTTGTTATAATATAATCCAACAATACATTCAATAAATGATCAAACAaactatgtatttttaatgctaaATCATATccagtacattttatttaaatttatttaaatgattgATCAGTGACTTTTGCAAATATAACACCTGCCAGTATAATCACAATTTCTTCAAACTCGTTTTCTTCATAACACTGTCTTATCTCACCTCAGAGGAACCATTATGCTcttctcttattgcactaagtGTACAGAAGAGCTAACGGCCCGTCTGGTTTTGAGCCGGTACAGGTACATAATAAGCGACGTACATAATGAGTACATAACaagacgggtgaacgagctcatagcccacctggtgttaagtggttatcggagcccatagacatatacaacgtaaatgcgccacccaccttgagatataacttttaaggtttctgtatagttacaatggctaaaCAGATTACCGCATTTCATCCATAAAAAGCTGAATTGCGCATATTGTGTGGTCTGTACGTCACAGAtttagttttccaattacagcaacccttcgcacaatcgagcactctcaaaagtactgctctcgcgtgatactcgcaatcgataccgactcagtgacagaaaattgacaagtgttttttctttaagttggcattgatcgaaatttagtttatattatcgttagtaatattatttaatattgaaaaaaattgtaaggctttcgtttcgttgtagtttcttagaaataatcaatgttaattaaaactgtgctaacttagcgcactctgctgatgcatttgaaaactaattcacgttccaattaagcttcagcataattcggcattgtgcgtcactgagtcgcattattctctgtaattggaaaactaccactaACTGCCTATCTATCGAATAGATAATTCTCGTTCACTACTTTTAAAAATGCTTGAGTCTTCATTGAGCATACTAGCTATACCAAATACTTAGAGCTAAGAAGCTGAGCTGATACCCGAGGAATATTTTCAAATGTCCAAAAATAGCCTTTATTAGTTAAAGCTATATGGTATTGCTATTAATTCCTGGCACAATAGATTTTAAAAAGATATCAGTACATAGATTTTAGTCATGCCCCTCTTCTAGACATGCTTTTTTCTTGAATCAGGTACAAAAATTTGGACGGCTCTATTGACGGATAATGCGGCATAGAAGACGCTTCgaagataatattatgtacatatatacatacatatacctaATATCCTTACCGCTCAATATGTTTTCATGTCAGTAAAACCACTTGTCCGGAATGAAGGTTTGGAAGCAGTCTGAAATGCCAAAATCCATTCTTCCTGCTAGATTTGTATTTGCTTCATAAGACCAGACCAGTTCTCAATCTCAACCAATCAATATATGTTGTTAAGCGTGCAGCTAAATAGCCTTGAGAATTTTCGTCCTGGCAGTTAGCCAAAGACTACATCATTTcacatttcaaataatttattttactacttTTTTACCTTTAAAGTTTACATAAAGATAGCACAGAAAATTTAATGTCTCTCGAATTTAAACATCATAAAAACTTGGACGAATTCGATGACTTCAAACAATAATCACTCACAATTTCAATACGATACAGACTAAATTAACTTACTCGTAAAGAAAATTCCATTTTGTTTTGCTTGATGACGTCAGAATTCGTGGCTTTTATTTcaacattttaattacatttatttcttcaTCAACAGCTGTTACGTCGACTTGTTCTGtgagtatttttaaatatattttttttttattattaaataatatttcttctTCAGCTTGGTACAAAATTCTAATGAGCGTCTTATTCATTTATGTGTGTTATATGTAATTGTTTACCACAAAATAAATCGCGTTCAGAAATCATTTCTGCGATGAAGAGATAACATCCTATATTAAAGTTAGCTCGTTGAATATATCCCACGCAATCTGGTGGAGGAGCCCCTTTAACTTTGCAAGATGCAATCAGATTCATTTCATTCAGAGGAAGTTTCTTGTTCAGAAATTGGGGTACCATTTTTCTGTTCCAAATGCCCACTTAGTGGAGTGAACCTGTCGAACCTGACTgtagagatatacgacaaagggaagacctTCCACCAGCGGGTggtatttgctcggtagaccgacggtccgaatgttgttgttcggaacttgtatatgtgcgagcttatcttgaaaatgtcataagcgagATTTATTTTACTCACTCAGATAGACATGCAAGATCATGGTTCTGTAATCAAGGCTCGTAGACATCATAAGGATGCATACtctgataaataaaaatgttttaaatatggGGCTATATTGAACTTCTTAGATTTCACTCTAGGGCCAGTTCCAACACCACGGGTATGACAGATTTGACTTTTCAGGAGCCATTTTCGTGCCATTTTTCATAGAATGGTACAGTGGCAGATTATTTGTGTAGGACCAGGAAACTAAACTACCACAGAACTTTTCATCTCTTAAACTATTTCTTAAGCGCCGCACAGAATCATGATTATCAAATATCTATTTAACATGTCCCTTTTTAAGATCACCGTGACATATTTCTTCCTAATACGGTGCTGTCAGGAGAATGAATAATGGGCGTAAAACGTAAAAACATGGAAATTAAATTAAGCGCTAGATGATTGAAGTAAAAATTTATTGTCTTTCCGAGGAATGAACTAATGTAGATTAAAATCACATTGCCCTGATAAACTACGAGTAAGTTTGATCATTTCATATATTTcagataattttaaaaagtcAATCTAAGAGTTTGTTTACTTGGTTCCTTTTATAGAAATAATGAATGCAACATCAACATTGAATGAAATTCATAGACTTCAAACCGGCTTTCAAATACTGGCAGCTCTGCAGCTAACTGGGTATCTTTGGCCACAAGAAGCGGTTATTCAAggtaatttagttttttattatttctaaggCGCAAGAAAGCCCAGAGGCAATAGGCCAATGTGCTggtcggaccagatacgctGTACTCTCTAAACCTCAATCCACGATGCCATCTGCGCAGCTGAGGATAGACAGGGCTGGCGCAGTATAGTCCAAGAGAAAGCTAGTAAGTGAGACCACGATCCTCAGCACGGAGGATTATCGACGGAATGGTGACGAggcgggtgaacgagctcacggtccgccTGGTCttaaatgattaccggagcccatagacatcaacaacgtaaatgccgcaccCATCTTAGTTCTAACAATCAGTTtcatagtacaacggctacccaacccTTCGAGCTCATACAACTGATTGATCCTGATTATGATATTTTCACAGGTAAACACAACTGTATATTccgtttttaattttcaaaaaatccAACACTTTAACACGAGTTTATCTCTCCACAATGTAAAGTTTTACCCTTCATTAcaacaataaacttaaaacaaaaaattacaatgaaataTAGCAGTAACTCTAATAACTATTAACGAAATCATAAATCAAATAAGATTATAaaatagattataatatataaataaaaaaatggcgttGCCTACAGTACAACACGGGAGCATGAGGGAAGTTACAGGGGTAGCGAGCGGAGGGTTGCATTCCAAGCAAGTCTCAAGTTATCGCACACGGGTAGTAATTCCTTATGGGTTGCTACTTCCTTCTGGCTATTTTAGCTTTAAAGTAGTCATGTCATTGTGCTCCTGCCTACAAAACGTATTACAGCCGCGCGACCGAACCCTCAAGTGTGTCAAATACTCAATCCTGAATCTAGTGAGAACTACTTTGATGTTTCAGATGGTGCCAAGTATGATTTCATTGTTGTCGGCGCTGGATCTGGTGGATGCGTGGTCGCTAATAGACTGTCGGAGATTAAAAACATCAATGTATTGCTGATTGAAGCTGGAGGAGATCCCCCAATAGAATCTGTTGTAAGTCAAAGAATACACAGAACtaatggtcccgcagtagtcaaaattcgactataattaattgaaattataagtttgaacattattatagttctattgtcaaagactacgagtattatacttctataatcacagatttcgccataattacactatagacaaataatattaaagataaacaataataagtaaCCTATACTCAATTTTACCACGGACTTTaaccaataacaaaagtttggcagtaaacaaagagtatgtgtttatgtatgtttgtaaaagtatatgcgtgtgtgtcaaatacaataCATGGTagagtatgtaatgttttctttattgatttaatgtattattaatgcacaatttaaaaaaatagctttctgcactccttctctatattctctataagtgtgggaaatttcatactcctccgtccgtgcaattttggtaaaaagggTACAcagttttaagctattgcatagcttttatcgcgagcTTTGAGCATGGCGaacgaatcaagaaattccgtgatgaaaataaaacctaacacccccactccgcctaccatgtagctcgcgttcaacacatttacacgttgcgcttgtgtagtgtttgtgaataagcgcgcggcgtgacgttgccctgcatgcgcatcacgaaaagtctgcccatctctctcgcacgcggtctagcttattagtgtaaaggggacagttaatgctttgcttttgttaatgtttataaatatagcgtggtcttattttattattgttttaatattaaattattactgtctaattataattgcataagtagataaaaaatgctatgtaatgctatgcaataactttaccgtggcagtccccgagtgccacatgtgtttttttgcttcacgtattaatttaaagatagGTCTTGAATATTTTTGTTCCTTCTAcgaatgtttatatttaattttcgtcTCTGTTCAATgattcgtattttttatttaacttgtaAGCTGTGTAGAATAAACATTAGTGATGAAAACTTCAAACTACAACAATGTTTTCAGATTCCAAGCTTAAACCTATTTATGAAGGTTTCGAAAGTAGACTGGAATTACACATCCGTCCCGGATGTAACAATGAAATACATGAAAAATCAAGTCGTCCAGGTTACAAGAGGGAAAATGCTCGGTGGGACTAGTTCTATCAATTTCATGGCCTACACGAGAGGGAATTCCCATGATTATGATACATGGGCTAAAATTGTTAATGATACAACTTGGAAGTGGGAGAACGTGCTACCGTACTTCATCAAGAGTGAAAGACTTGATGAATCCGATCTAAATTGGGTTGACAAAGAACTTCATGGTACTGAAGGTT
Proteins encoded:
- the LOC101736999 gene encoding ecdysone oxidase-like yields the protein MNTTSTLNEIHRLQTGFQILAALQLTGYLWPQEAVIQDGAKYDFIVVGAGSGGCVVANRLSEIKNINVLLIEAGGDPPIESVIPSLNLFMKVSKVDWNYTSVPDVMMKYMKNQVVQVTRGKMLGGTSSINFMAYTRGNSQDYDTWAKIINDTTWKWENVLPYFIKSERLDESDLNCVNKELHGTEGYLGVSTQHSDATSEYLKAFSEVGHDIEYGINGDKPVGFSEPLFTIANGIRQSAALAFLSKFQDRANLHVLKNALVTKILFDDNKCATGVELILNDRLMTIRATKEVIVSAGAINSPQLLMLSGVGPRQHLKHKNIKVTSDLPVGQKMQDHINVLVLHKMGKATLNKKPADPLKSPLPLILGYAALNKTQKYPDYEIMTLIINDKNDFMPFCVFFLSLKDEICQDYYDHSGDRQLMYTLMSYLYPKARGQILLNTTNARDQPLIYPNYLTEEKDIENLEKYVKDYLKVTNSSFFKSVNSELIIPRACNCVPDQNFWKCYVKCLVIPGYHFSGTCAMGEVVDSRLRVYGVKKLRVVDASVMPRIPGAHTNAPTIMIGEKAADMIKDEHELLLLQNLKPN